One segment of Aquimarina sp. BL5 DNA contains the following:
- a CDS encoding 2-isopropylmalate synthase, with amino-acid sequence MSDNKVQIFDTTLRDGEQVPGCKLNTKQKLVIAERLDLLGVDVIEAGFPVSSPGDFASVSEIAKIVKNATVCGLTRAVENDIKVAAEALKYARKPRIHTGIGTSESHIKYKFNSTQEKVIERGIAAVKYAKSFVEDVEFYAEDAGRTDNEFLARVCEAMIKAGATVLNIPDTTGYCLPEEYGAKIKYLKENVKGIDNVIISCHCHNDLGLATANSIVGAINGARQIECTINGIGERAGNTALEEVVMIMKQHPYLNLNTDINSKLLYDTSLMVSESMGMMVQPNKAIVGANAFAHSSGIHQDGVIKNRETYEIIDPAEVGVTESAIVLTARSGRAALAYRAKKIGYELTKLQLDEVYKEFLNYADRKKEVVNEDIHQIMKTVEVEMAVVA; translated from the coding sequence ATGAGCGATAATAAAGTCCAAATTTTTGACACCACCTTAAGAGATGGAGAACAGGTCCCTGGTTGTAAGTTAAATACAAAACAAAAATTAGTGATTGCTGAGCGACTAGACCTTCTAGGGGTTGATGTAATAGAAGCTGGATTCCCAGTATCGAGTCCTGGAGATTTTGCTTCAGTTAGTGAAATTGCAAAAATTGTAAAAAATGCAACGGTTTGTGGATTAACCAGAGCTGTCGAAAATGATATTAAAGTTGCTGCAGAAGCTCTTAAATATGCTAGAAAACCAAGAATCCACACAGGAATAGGAACATCAGAATCTCATATAAAATATAAGTTTAACTCTACCCAAGAGAAAGTAATCGAACGTGGAATTGCCGCTGTAAAATACGCAAAATCTTTTGTAGAGGATGTAGAGTTTTATGCTGAAGATGCCGGGCGTACAGATAATGAGTTTTTAGCACGAGTTTGTGAAGCAATGATCAAAGCGGGAGCAACTGTTCTAAATATACCTGATACTACAGGGTACTGTTTACCAGAAGAATATGGAGCTAAAATAAAATATTTAAAGGAAAACGTAAAAGGCATTGATAACGTTATCATCTCGTGTCACTGTCATAACGATTTAGGATTAGCAACTGCTAATTCTATTGTGGGAGCCATAAACGGAGCAAGACAGATAGAATGTACTATTAACGGAATAGGAGAACGTGCCGGAAATACTGCCTTAGAAGAAGTAGTTATGATTATGAAACAACATCCGTATCTAAACCTTAATACAGACATCAATTCTAAGTTATTATATGATACCAGTCTTATGGTTTCTGAAAGTATGGGTATGATGGTACAACCAAACAAAGCGATTGTTGGTGCTAATGCCTTTGCACATAGCTCAGGAATACACCAGGATGGAGTTATCAAAAATAGAGAGACATACGAAATTATAGATCCAGCTGAAGTTGGAGTAACAGAATCAGCCATCGTACTCACAGCAAGAAGTGGTAGAGCTGCTCTGGCTTATAGAGCCAAAAAAATTGGGTATGAATTAACTAAACTTCAGCTGGATGAAGTATATAAAGAATTCTTAAACTACGCTGACAGAAAGAAAGAAGTAGTTAATGAGGATATCCACCAGATTATGAAAACTGTTGAGGTCGAAATGGCAGTAGTTGCTTAA
- a CDS encoding DMT family transporter, which yields MPKSTQHLRNILELNLAMLFISTSGALGRYIDMPVPVTIAFRAILAGIILFLFCKWKKISFRIASKDRFTIIVGGILMGLHWITYFYALKMSNVAIGVLSLFTYPVITSFLEPILLKTKFQKMHLVLGALVLLGIYFLVPDFSLENSYAKAVGFGVVSALCYALRNLIMKTKVSNYHGSMLMWYQLVVISMMLLPTLFIMDSSGFVSQWPWTLVLAILTTAIGHTLFLFSLKRFSATTASIISSVQPVYGIIIGIIFLKEIPLLTTVIGGTLILTSVVIESVRSYK from the coding sequence ATGCCAAAAAGTACCCAGCACCTGCGTAATATTCTTGAATTAAATTTAGCCATGCTTTTCATTAGTACTTCTGGAGCATTAGGTAGATATATTGATATGCCGGTGCCTGTAACGATTGCTTTTAGAGCTATTTTAGCAGGAATTATATTGTTCTTATTTTGTAAATGGAAAAAAATATCTTTTAGAATAGCGTCCAAAGATCGATTTACGATCATTGTTGGAGGAATATTAATGGGATTACATTGGATTACCTATTTCTACGCACTAAAGATGTCTAATGTAGCGATAGGAGTGCTGTCCTTGTTTACGTATCCGGTAATTACTTCTTTTTTAGAACCCATACTTCTGAAAACAAAATTTCAGAAAATGCATTTGGTTTTAGGAGCCCTGGTTTTATTAGGAATCTATTTTTTGGTACCTGATTTTAGTTTAGAAAACTCTTATGCAAAAGCTGTTGGTTTTGGAGTTGTTTCAGCATTATGTTATGCACTTCGTAATTTGATTATGAAGACTAAAGTGAGTAATTATCATGGCTCTATGCTAATGTGGTATCAACTTGTTGTCATTAGTATGATGCTTTTACCAACACTATTTATAATGGATAGCTCTGGGTTTGTAAGTCAATGGCCTTGGACTTTAGTATTAGCAATATTGACTACGGCAATTGGACATACATTGTTTTTATTTAGTTTAAAACGGTTTTCTGCAACTACAGCAAGTATCATAAGTAGTGTACAACCGGTTTATGGAATTATTATCGGAATCATCTTTTTAAAAGAAATACCTCTTCTAACTACGGTTATCGGAGGAACACTCATCTTAACATCTGTAGTAATAGAAAGTGTAAGATCTTATAAGTAA
- a CDS encoding RluA family pseudouridine synthase, producing MPQKIISNKSNLQVLYEDNHLIIVNKRAGDIVQGDKTGDKPLSEIVKEYIAEKYDKPGAVYLGVVHRLDRPTSGIVVFARTSKALPRLNKLFANKEAKKTYWAVVKNTPPKENDTLIHWLKRNPKQNKSYAHKNEVPDSKKAILDYQIIKKLDNYCILEVDLHTGRHHQIRSQLSSIGSVIKGDLKYGADRSNKDGSIHLHARKLSFIHPVKKEPLTVIAPPPSDPIWNCI from the coding sequence ATGCCTCAAAAAATTATCTCGAACAAATCTAACCTTCAGGTTCTTTATGAAGATAATCATCTGATTATTGTTAATAAACGAGCCGGAGATATCGTACAAGGTGATAAGACAGGAGATAAACCACTTAGTGAAATCGTAAAGGAATATATTGCAGAAAAGTACGATAAACCGGGAGCTGTTTATCTAGGTGTTGTACATCGACTAGATCGACCCACAAGCGGAATTGTTGTTTTTGCAAGAACTAGTAAAGCGCTTCCTCGGCTTAATAAACTATTCGCTAATAAAGAAGCTAAAAAAACATATTGGGCTGTTGTAAAAAACACGCCACCAAAAGAAAATGATACACTCATCCATTGGTTAAAACGTAATCCAAAACAAAATAAATCATACGCTCATAAAAACGAAGTTCCAGATAGTAAAAAGGCTATTTTGGATTATCAAATTATAAAAAAACTAGATAATTATTGCATTTTAGAGGTCGATCTGCATACCGGTAGACATCATCAAATAAGATCTCAACTGTCGAGTATTGGATCTGTAATTAAAGGGGATTTAAAATATGGCGCCGACCGAAGTAATAAAGATGGTAGTATTCACTTACATGCTAGAAAACTTAGCTTTATACACCCTGTAAAAAAAGAACCTTTAACCGTCATTGCTCCTCCTCCATCCGATCCTATCTGGAACTGTATTTAA
- the panB gene encoding 3-methyl-2-oxobutanoate hydroxymethyltransferase gives MSTAKKDYKRVTVKSLVEMKANKEKISMLTAYDYTMAKIVDGAGVDVILVGDSASNVMAGHETTLPITLDQMIYHASSVIRAIERALIVVDLPFGSYQSDPKEALRSAIRIMKESGGHAVKLEGGKEVKESIKRILNAGIPVMGHLGLTPQSIYKFGTYTVRAKEEAEAKQLKEDALMLQKAGCFAIVLEKVPAKLAKEVAESLTIPIIGIGAGNGVDGQVLVTHDMLGMTHEFNPRFLRRYLDLYTEMTNAFQQYVSDVKSVDFPNDNEQY, from the coding sequence ATGTCTACAGCAAAAAAAGATTACAAGCGCGTTACGGTAAAATCTCTGGTAGAGATGAAAGCTAATAAGGAAAAGATATCTATGCTTACTGCATATGATTATACAATGGCAAAAATTGTGGATGGCGCGGGAGTTGATGTTATTCTCGTTGGCGACTCTGCATCCAATGTGATGGCAGGTCATGAAACAACTTTACCTATCACCTTGGATCAAATGATATATCACGCATCTTCTGTAATCAGAGCTATTGAGAGAGCATTAATAGTTGTAGATTTACCTTTTGGTAGTTATCAAAGTGATCCTAAAGAGGCGCTACGCTCTGCTATTAGAATCATGAAAGAATCGGGAGGACATGCTGTAAAACTCGAAGGAGGAAAAGAAGTTAAAGAATCCATTAAAAGAATCTTAAATGCGGGAATTCCTGTAATGGGACATTTAGGGTTAACTCCACAATCCATCTATAAATTTGGGACTTACACAGTACGTGCTAAAGAAGAAGCAGAAGCTAAACAACTTAAAGAAGATGCTTTAATGTTACAGAAAGCTGGATGTTTTGCAATCGTTCTAGAAAAAGTTCCTGCCAAACTAGCTAAAGAAGTAGCAGAAAGTTTAACGATCCCTATTATTGGAATTGGAGCTGGAAATGGTGTTGATGGACAGGTATTAGTAACTCACGATATGCTTGGTATGACACACGAATTTAATCCTCGTTTTTTAAGACGTTATTTAGATTTATATACCGAAATGACCAACGCATTCCAACAATATGTCTCTGATGTAAAATCGGTAGACTTTCCTAATGATAATGAACAATACTAA
- a CDS encoding nuclear transport factor 2 family protein produces the protein MCKFLVAFFLFISCNVVFSQKELDVNQKNAKQAILDFFEGFHKGDTVLMRKTIDPNMAMQIISKGKDGKIKTDQADIGNFLGVIHNRPKDQKWLEKLLDFRIDADDRIAQIWTPYEFYVNDQFSHCGVNIFQLFNDGTTWKIIAIADTRKREGCK, from the coding sequence ATGTGTAAATTCCTGGTAGCATTCTTTTTATTTATTTCATGCAATGTTGTTTTTTCCCAAAAAGAATTGGATGTAAACCAAAAAAATGCAAAACAAGCGATATTAGATTTCTTTGAGGGTTTTCATAAAGGAGATACTGTTTTAATGAGAAAGACTATAGACCCTAATATGGCTATGCAAATAATTTCTAAAGGAAAAGACGGTAAAATAAAAACAGATCAGGCCGATATTGGAAATTTTTTGGGAGTAATCCATAACAGACCTAAGGATCAAAAATGGTTAGAGAAATTATTAGATTTTAGGATTGATGCAGATGATCGTATCGCTCAGATATGGACTCCTTATGAATTTTATGTCAATGATCAATTTAGCCATTGTGGTGTTAATATTTTCCAACTATTTAATGATGGGACTACTTGGAAAATTATCGCAATAGCAGATACTAGAAAAAGAGAAGGTTGTAAGTAA
- a CDS encoding type II CAAX prenyl endopeptidase Rce1 family protein, protein MVRDVLLSKIKNLLISYFRLFGLYILFFICVALLQSIFPYLDLQKYSQDSIFEILKDNKLKAFIAMVVFAPVIEEFMFRTLLKPKVKGILLFLSSWTLFIIGLFITLELEWYVRYLILIVSIGGIFFIYEQLISKKQLQKLKSFLDNHQLITLQITSIIFGFLHIFNYVDSFKIDSVLFLLIVPRIIAGHMFGKLKIENSHIIWPILLHAINNGVIFLIISTRP, encoded by the coding sequence ATGGTTAGAGATGTTTTATTAAGTAAAATCAAAAATCTACTTATCTCTTACTTTCGATTATTCGGATTGTACATACTCTTTTTTATTTGTGTAGCATTACTCCAAAGTATATTTCCTTATTTAGATCTACAAAAGTATTCTCAGGATAGCATTTTCGAGATTTTGAAAGATAATAAACTTAAAGCTTTTATAGCTATGGTGGTATTTGCTCCTGTTATAGAAGAATTTATGTTTAGAACCTTATTAAAACCAAAAGTAAAGGGTATTTTATTATTCTTAAGTTCATGGACACTTTTTATTATTGGGCTATTTATTACTTTAGAATTAGAATGGTATGTTCGCTACTTAATTTTGATAGTTTCCATTGGCGGTATATTCTTTATATACGAACAATTAATCTCAAAAAAACAACTTCAAAAACTTAAGAGTTTTCTAGATAACCATCAATTAATAACACTTCAAATTACATCAATAATCTTCGGTTTCCTTCATATTTTTAATTACGTAGATTCTTTTAAGATTGATAGTGTTTTATTCCTTCTTATTGTTCCCAGAATCATTGCAGGTCATATGTTTGGAAAACTCAAAATTGAAAATAGCCATATTATCTGGCCCATCTTACTTCATGCGATTAACAACGGAGTCATTTTTTTAATAATCAGCACTAGACCTTAA